One stretch of bacterium DNA includes these proteins:
- a CDS encoding ribonuclease HI, with protein MAKRNGAQKSPQEVLDSEFGGPETGIFTDGSCDPNPGPGGWGWVWVEKGEILDQGHGRAPDTTNNRMELQALIEAFKKLPEDRDLVAYSDSQLCVNTINEWAPGWEKRGWKRKSGPIKNLELVQELYALALAKPRIELRWIRAHEGARWNEYADALAAYGA; from the coding sequence GTGGCAAAACGAAACGGCGCACAGAAGTCCCCGCAAGAAGTCCTCGATTCCGAGTTCGGCGGTCCCGAGACCGGGATCTTCACCGACGGATCCTGCGACCCGAACCCCGGACCCGGCGGATGGGGTTGGGTCTGGGTCGAGAAGGGCGAGATCCTCGACCAGGGCCATGGACGCGCCCCCGACACGACGAACAACCGGATGGAGCTCCAGGCGCTGATCGAAGCGTTCAAGAAGCTCCCCGAAGATCGCGACCTCGTCGCCTACTCGGACAGCCAGCTCTGCGTGAACACGATCAACGAGTGGGCGCCGGGCTGGGAGAAGCGCGGCTGGAAGCGCAAGAGCGGTCCGATCAAGAACCTCGAGCTCGTCCAGGAGCTCTACGCGCTCGCGCTGGCCAAGCCCCGGATCGAGCTGCGCTGGATCCGCGCCCACGAGGGCGCGCGCTGGAACGAGTACGCCGACGCGCTCGCGGCCTACGGCGCCTAG
- a CDS encoding arsenate reductase ArsC: MAADARPIGVLFLCTGNSARSLLAEAALARRGGARFASHSAGSQPKGAPHPRTIETLARLGYQTSGLSSKSWDVFAGDDAPPIDIVVTVCGNAANETCPVWPGAPIRAHWGVEDPAAFEGSEDEERAFFERIHDQLANKVEALVALDFDALTATELADRIHAIADV, encoded by the coding sequence ATGGCAGCAGACGCACGGCCGATCGGGGTTCTCTTCCTCTGCACGGGCAACTCGGCGCGCAGCCTGCTCGCGGAGGCGGCCCTCGCGCGCCGCGGTGGCGCCCGCTTCGCGAGCCACAGCGCCGGCAGCCAGCCGAAGGGTGCGCCCCACCCGCGAACGATCGAGACCCTCGCGCGCCTCGGCTACCAGACCTCGGGCCTGTCCAGCAAGAGCTGGGACGTCTTCGCCGGCGACGACGCCCCCCCGATCGACATCGTCGTCACCGTTTGCGGGAACGCGGCGAACGAGACCTGCCCGGTCTGGCCCGGGGCGCCCATCCGCGCGCATTGGGGCGTCGAGGATCCGGCCGCCTTCGAAGGATCCGAGGACGAGGAGCGGGCCTTCTTCGAGCGGATCCATGATCAGCTCGCGAACAAGGTCGAGGCGCTCGTCGCCCTCGACTTCGACGCCCTCACGGCCACCGAGCTGGCCGATCGGATCCACGCGATCGCGGACGTCTGA
- a CDS encoding SDR family NAD(P)-dependent oxidoreductase has product MREWLFDVFRERPWWMNAVMVFCAYMAFVYMPWDLFVKPVEVDQEVWFGILFTGIWAKILAVPHWFVYGAAVYGFRRRRPWMSFWAPAYTAQVAFGLYLWTALETGGFSGIIVGIFPALPMGALTWAFWTHREHFDPKPLALRARYGDWALVTGASAGIGTALARQIAADGVNVVLSARREDRLQSLATELERDYEIETRVVAVDLAEAGGAAALVEAVSDLEIGLLVNNAGLGYAGRFDLLDGERLRRLVTVNCEAPLVLTHAFVQGMRERGRGGVLFTGSVAGRQPLPLHAVYAATKAFDGQLGEALWVELRASNIDVLVLEPGTVETEFQEVAGEIAHGGADADEVAALGLRSLGEQPSVIAGWFNWIRANAAYRLTTRPILALVAGHHMAKQTPEELR; this is encoded by the coding sequence ATGCGCGAGTGGCTGTTCGACGTCTTCCGCGAGCGTCCGTGGTGGATGAACGCGGTGATGGTCTTCTGCGCGTACATGGCCTTCGTCTACATGCCGTGGGATCTCTTCGTGAAGCCCGTCGAGGTCGACCAGGAGGTCTGGTTCGGGATCCTCTTCACCGGCATCTGGGCCAAGATCCTCGCCGTGCCCCACTGGTTCGTATACGGCGCTGCCGTCTACGGCTTCCGCCGCCGTCGCCCGTGGATGTCCTTCTGGGCGCCCGCCTACACGGCGCAGGTCGCCTTCGGTCTTTATCTCTGGACGGCGCTCGAGACCGGCGGCTTCTCGGGGATCATCGTCGGGATCTTCCCCGCACTGCCGATGGGGGCGCTCACCTGGGCGTTCTGGACGCACCGCGAGCATTTCGACCCGAAGCCGCTGGCGCTCCGCGCGCGCTACGGCGACTGGGCGCTCGTGACCGGGGCCTCGGCCGGGATCGGGACGGCCCTCGCGCGGCAGATCGCCGCCGACGGCGTGAACGTCGTGCTGAGCGCGCGGCGCGAGGACCGGCTCCAGAGTCTCGCGACGGAGCTCGAGCGGGACTACGAGATCGAGACCCGGGTCGTGGCGGTGGATCTCGCCGAGGCCGGCGGTGCGGCGGCGCTCGTCGAAGCGGTCTCCGATCTCGAGATCGGTCTGCTCGTGAACAACGCGGGGCTCGGCTACGCGGGACGCTTCGATCTGCTCGACGGCGAACGACTCCGCCGTCTCGTGACGGTGAACTGCGAGGCGCCTCTCGTCCTGACCCACGCGTTCGTGCAGGGGATGCGCGAACGCGGCCGGGGCGGTGTCCTCTTCACCGGCTCCGTCGCCGGGCGACAGCCGCTCCCGCTCCACGCGGTCTACGCGGCGACGAAGGCTTTCGACGGACAACTCGGAGAAGCGCTCTGGGTGGAGCTCCGCGCGAGCAACATCGACGTCCTCGTCCTCGAGCCCGGCACCGTCGAGACCGAGTTCCAGGAGGTCGCCGGCGAGATCGCGCACGGTGGCGCCGACGCGGACGAAGTCGCGGCCCTCGGCCTGCGCTCCCTCGGCGAGCAGCCGTCGGTGATCGCCGGCTGGTTCAACTGGATCCGCGCCAACGCCGCCTATCGCCTGACGACGCGCCCGATCCTCGCCCTCGTCGCCGGCCATCACATGGCGAAGCAGACCCCGGAAGAGCTGCGCTAG
- a CDS encoding ATP-binding protein, giving the protein MSSSLLMEIAEAGEPGGVERRGRPVAGAPTEPPGRDFEAAIQRLSLRLVDPDGGTIEGTIALALETLGLGLRAEVVDFFAADAMVAVGFGRTGTDGSAGGFEHAERWLAPPSTGPRSFSALPARLDLEAQSAVRDALTAGRIAYLPTGPATAIGKAREGATLLGWRRAHPVLLVPCPSPRGLLGVFGVAATAQAGADRLATLDRAEHLGRLVGLALDRILLEGDLATLRQARAHQSRLETIGRMTSTTAHDLNNILTAILGYGELLGFELDLKPGDRGHEDFAELCAAAQRAATVVDELLRFGRREHDGIETLDLGDTIASLSGRVRQVLGRGIECAIDPGPTPAPVRLDRGRLESALLNLAANARAAVGEGGHFDLSTRVVRIDASGQDETGEADPIPGLRPGDHVRLTVWDDGCGIPADVLPRVFEPFFTTKAPGEGTGLGLASVAAFVKSAQGGLRVESAQGEGTAFHLYFPLHVDPRRT; this is encoded by the coding sequence ATGTCCAGTTCGCTGCTGATGGAGATCGCCGAGGCCGGGGAGCCGGGAGGTGTGGAGCGCCGCGGCCGGCCGGTCGCCGGGGCTCCGACGGAGCCGCCCGGGCGTGACTTCGAAGCCGCGATCCAGCGACTGTCGCTGCGCCTCGTCGACCCGGACGGCGGCACGATCGAAGGCACGATCGCGCTCGCCCTCGAGACCCTCGGCCTCGGACTGCGGGCCGAGGTCGTCGATTTCTTCGCGGCCGACGCGATGGTCGCCGTGGGCTTCGGGCGGACGGGGACCGACGGGTCCGCCGGCGGCTTCGAGCATGCGGAGCGCTGGCTCGCCCCCCCGTCGACGGGGCCGCGATCCTTCTCGGCGCTTCCGGCGCGGCTCGACCTCGAGGCGCAGTCGGCCGTACGGGACGCGTTGACCGCCGGGCGAATCGCCTACCTGCCGACGGGGCCGGCGACCGCGATCGGGAAGGCGCGCGAAGGGGCGACGCTGCTCGGCTGGCGACGTGCCCACCCGGTGCTGCTCGTACCGTGCCCCTCGCCCCGAGGACTCCTCGGCGTCTTCGGCGTCGCCGCGACTGCGCAGGCGGGAGCGGACCGGCTGGCGACCCTGGACCGGGCCGAGCATCTCGGTCGACTCGTGGGCCTGGCCCTCGACCGGATCCTCCTCGAGGGCGACCTCGCGACCCTGCGACAGGCGAGGGCGCACCAATCGCGCCTCGAGACGATCGGCCGGATGACGAGCACGACGGCCCACGACCTGAACAACATCCTGACCGCGATCCTGGGCTACGGCGAGCTGCTCGGGTTCGAGCTCGACCTGAAGCCCGGCGACCGGGGCCACGAGGACTTCGCGGAGCTCTGCGCCGCCGCCCAGCGGGCCGCGACCGTGGTGGACGAGCTCCTTCGATTCGGCCGTCGGGAGCACGACGGGATCGAGACCCTCGATCTCGGCGACACGATCGCGTCGCTGTCGGGGAGGGTCCGCCAGGTGCTCGGGCGCGGAATCGAGTGTGCGATCGACCCGGGCCCGACGCCTGCGCCGGTGCGCCTCGATCGCGGTCGGCTCGAATCGGCACTCCTGAACCTGGCCGCCAACGCGCGCGCAGCCGTCGGCGAGGGTGGGCACTTCGACCTCTCGACGCGGGTCGTGCGCATCGACGCGTCGGGCCAGGACGAGACGGGGGAGGCCGACCCGATCCCCGGGCTGCGGCCCGGCGACCACGTTCGCCTGACGGTGTGGGACGATGGCTGCGGGATCCCCGCCGACGTCCTGCCCCGGGTCTTCGAGCCCTTCTTCACGACCAAGGCGCCCGGCGAGGGGACCGGCCTCGGTCTCGCGAGCGTCGCTGCGTTCGTGAAGTCCGCGCAGGGCGGGCTCCGCGTCGAGAGCGCGCAAGGCGAAGGCACGGCCTTCCATCTCTACTTCCCGCTCCACGTCGACCCGCGCCGGACCTGA
- the aroC gene encoding chorismate synthase yields the protein MGSVYGHLFRISTFGESHGGGVGVILEGCPPRLEIDIAEIQRDLDRRRPGQSVLTTPRQEEDRAEILSGVFEGRTLGTPIAMLVRNKDARPSAYDEMRETYRPSHADYTTDAKYGIRNWQGGGRASARETIGRVAAGAIARKLLREYAGVEVLSWVRRVKDIDSKVDPETVTLEEIESNDVRCPDADAAEKMYALIDEARRDGDSVGGVVECVARGVPVGLGDPVFDKLEADLAKAMMSLPAAKGFEIGSGFEGTLLTGSEHNDPFEIDGEGRTRTSTNRSGGVQGGISNGEAITLRIAFKPTATIRTEQQTVTSGGEETTLAARGRHDPCVLPRAVPMVEAMVCLTLADHWLRQHGQDVIPRED from the coding sequence ATGGGCAGCGTCTACGGCCATCTCTTCCGCATCTCCACCTTCGGCGAGTCCCACGGCGGCGGCGTCGGGGTGATCCTCGAGGGGTGCCCGCCCCGGCTCGAGATCGACATCGCCGAGATCCAGCGCGACCTCGACCGGCGGCGCCCCGGCCAGAGCGTCCTGACGACGCCCCGGCAGGAAGAGGATCGGGCCGAGATCCTGTCCGGTGTCTTCGAGGGTCGGACGCTGGGAACCCCGATCGCGATGCTCGTGCGGAACAAGGACGCGCGTCCTTCCGCCTACGACGAGATGCGCGAGACGTATCGCCCCTCCCACGCCGACTACACGACCGACGCCAAGTACGGGATCCGGAACTGGCAGGGCGGCGGCCGCGCCAGCGCGCGAGAGACGATCGGGCGGGTCGCGGCGGGCGCGATCGCGCGCAAGCTCCTCCGCGAGTACGCCGGCGTCGAGGTCCTCTCGTGGGTCCGGCGCGTGAAGGACATCGACTCGAAGGTGGACCCGGAGACGGTCACGCTCGAGGAGATCGAATCGAACGACGTGCGCTGTCCCGACGCGGACGCCGCCGAGAAGATGTACGCGCTGATCGACGAGGCCCGGCGCGACGGCGACAGCGTCGGCGGCGTGGTCGAGTGCGTCGCGCGGGGCGTCCCGGTCGGGCTCGGAGACCCGGTCTTCGACAAGCTCGAGGCGGATCTCGCCAAGGCGATGATGTCGCTGCCCGCCGCCAAGGGCTTCGAGATCGGCTCGGGCTTCGAGGGCACGCTGCTCACGGGCAGCGAGCACAACGATCCCTTCGAGATCGACGGCGAGGGGCGGACGAGAACGTCGACGAATCGCTCCGGCGGCGTCCAGGGCGGCATCAGCAACGGGGAAGCGATCACCCTGCGGATCGCCTTCAAGCCGACCGCGACGATCCGGACCGAGCAGCAGACCGTCACGTCGGGCGGCGAGGAGACGACCCTCGCGGCCCGGGGACGACACGATCCCTGCGTGCTCCCGCGTGCAGTGCCGATGGTCGAGGCGATGGTCTGCCTGACCCTCGCGGATCACTGGCTGCGGCAGCACGGCCAGGACGTCATCCCGCGAGAAGACTGA
- a CDS encoding DUF2007 domain-containing protein, producing the protein MANEWAQLASYGSLVEAELDRARLEQAGIEARTASDDVGGAYPVLQGHGCRLFVRAEDRGRAWALLADAPAPPPEVESPDVLAAAEDQVANHEGRRLTRFEPLDVLLIFLLLFFALALASSATAVQEETRVTLDTTDGLQTNGVIVRAAEFGGRRAVEVTMESDFAGGDSNTIALVEGIDFRDGTIEFDVASGVNPESWFLVKWIARGFAGIAFRVADDLSRFESIYLRPTNGDAEDPVRRSHAVQYFSYPDWDFARFREESPGVYEAPAPIGPDRWIHVRVEVAGSMARLYVDDTPEPVLVVNDLKLGPDARGGIALFVDAGTSAWFSNLVVTPAR; encoded by the coding sequence ATGGCCAACGAATGGGCACAGCTGGCCAGCTACGGATCGCTCGTCGAAGCGGAGCTCGATCGCGCGCGACTCGAGCAAGCGGGCATCGAAGCGAGAACGGCGAGTGACGACGTGGGCGGCGCCTACCCGGTCCTCCAGGGCCACGGCTGCAGGCTCTTCGTTCGTGCGGAGGATCGGGGGCGGGCCTGGGCGCTCCTGGCCGACGCTCCCGCGCCACCGCCGGAGGTCGAGTCGCCGGACGTCCTCGCCGCCGCGGAAGACCAGGTCGCGAACCACGAAGGCAGAAGGCTCACGCGCTTCGAACCGCTCGACGTTCTGCTGATCTTCCTGCTGCTCTTCTTCGCTCTCGCGCTCGCCTCGTCGGCGACCGCCGTGCAAGAGGAGACCCGCGTCACCCTCGATACGACCGATGGCCTCCAGACGAACGGCGTCATCGTCCGTGCGGCCGAATTCGGGGGCCGCCGAGCCGTCGAAGTCACGATGGAGAGCGATTTCGCCGGCGGCGACTCGAACACGATCGCCCTCGTCGAGGGCATCGATTTTCGGGACGGAACCATCGAGTTCGACGTCGCGAGTGGCGTCAACCCCGAGAGCTGGTTTCTCGTGAAGTGGATCGCGCGCGGCTTCGCCGGCATCGCCTTCCGCGTTGCCGACGACCTCTCGCGCTTCGAGTCGATCTACCTGCGGCCGACCAACGGCGACGCCGAGGACCCGGTCCGGCGGTCACACGCCGTCCAGTACTTCTCCTACCCCGACTGGGACTTCGCGCGTTTCCGCGAGGAGTCCCCGGGCGTCTACGAAGCGCCCGCTCCGATCGGACCCGATCGCTGGATCCACGTGCGCGTCGAAGTCGCCGGATCCATGGCGCGCCTCTACGTCGACGACACGCCCGAACCCGTCCTCGTCGTGAACGACCTGAAGCTC